A window from Tenacibaculum singaporense encodes these proteins:
- a CDS encoding PLP-dependent cysteine synthase family protein, whose amino-acid sequence MKRHQGITNSILDLVGETPMIQLHRITQDLPGTYYAKVEAFNPGHSAKDRIALHIIETAEEKGIVKEGDIIVETTSGNTGFSLAMISIVKGYRCILAVSDKSSQDKIDMLKSMGAEVHVCPANVAADDPRSYYEVAKRLHKENPGSIYINQYFNELNIEAHYKTTGPEIWEQTGGKVTHVVAASGTGGTISGTARYLKEQNPDIKVLGVDAMGSVIKKYHETGEFDANEISPYKIEGLGKNLIPTSTDFDVVDVYEKVSDKEAALKARELVKTEGIFAGYTSGAALQATQQYANKGYFNNDSVVVVILPDHGSRYMNKIYSNKWMNEQGFLEEEKVKAIQ is encoded by the coding sequence ATGAAAAGACATCAAGGTATAACCAATTCAATATTAGATTTAGTAGGTGAAACTCCAATGATTCAATTGCATCGAATTACTCAAGATTTACCGGGTACATACTATGCAAAAGTTGAAGCATTTAACCCAGGACACTCGGCTAAAGATAGGATTGCATTACATATTATAGAAACAGCTGAAGAAAAAGGAATTGTAAAAGAAGGAGATATTATTGTTGAAACGACTTCGGGAAATACAGGATTTTCATTAGCGATGATTAGTATTGTAAAAGGATACCGATGTATTTTGGCAGTAAGTGATAAATCTTCTCAAGATAAAATAGACATGTTAAAGTCTATGGGAGCAGAGGTACATGTTTGTCCTGCTAATGTAGCTGCAGATGATCCCCGCTCGTATTATGAAGTTGCTAAACGATTACATAAAGAAAATCCTGGGTCTATTTATATCAATCAGTATTTTAATGAGTTGAATATTGAAGCACATTACAAAACTACCGGACCAGAGATTTGGGAACAAACCGGAGGGAAAGTTACTCATGTAGTTGCTGCTAGTGGAACAGGAGGAACGATTTCTGGAACCGCAAGATATTTAAAAGAACAAAATCCTGATATAAAAGTTTTAGGAGTAGATGCGATGGGGTCCGTGATAAAAAAATACCATGAAACTGGTGAATTTGATGCCAATGAAATTAGTCCGTATAAAATTGAAGGTTTAGGGAAAAATCTAATTCCAACTTCTACTGATTTTGATGTGGTTGATGTATACGAGAAAGTATCAGATAAAGAAGCTGCCTTAAAAGCAAGAGAGCTTGTAAAAACAGAAGGAATTTTTGCAGGATATACTTCAGGAGCTGCATTGCAAGCTACACAACAGTACGCAAACAAAGGATATTTTAATAATGATAGCGTAGTAGTAGTGATTTTACCTGACCACGGTTCTCGCTATATGAATAAGATTTATTCGAATAAATGGATGAATGAGCAAGGATTTCTTGAAGAAGAGAAAGTAAAAGCCATTCAGTAA
- a CDS encoding CCC motif membrane protein translates to MEKQFNPTAIYVLSVISFLCCCFAGLGIVLATPAFIMANNKLKEAESNPEQYNAATIKSIKTAKTVAMIALILNAIYLSMTIYRVATTDWDVLMEEYNRALEQYQ, encoded by the coding sequence ATGGAAAAACAATTTAACCCAACTGCTATTTATGTATTATCTGTAATCAGTTTTTTATGTTGTTGTTTTGCTGGATTAGGTATTGTATTAGCTACACCTGCTTTTATTATGGCAAACAATAAACTAAAAGAAGCTGAATCGAATCCTGAGCAATACAATGCTGCTACAATCAAGTCTATAAAAACAGCTAAAACAGTTGCTATGATTGCTTTAATATTAAATGCGATTTATTTGTCAATGACTATTTATAGAGTTGCAACAACAGATTGGGATGTTCTTATGGAAGAGTACAACAGAGCTTTAGAACAGTATCAATAA
- a CDS encoding RNA polymerase sigma factor: MEINQEKVLHHIQQAKKGNQISFNYLLDTFWGTVYAFQLKKTKNDNDAEDITIQTFSKAFDRIETFDESYQFKTWLITISKNVYIDSLRKKKSTIYTQTTEEQEKEVYAVVDDAPSPEDKIITEQNLAKLLKDIKKLKPKYQDVINLRYFQELSYKEISEHIGEPINNVKVKLLRAKKLLAEIIKKS, from the coding sequence TTGGAAATAAATCAAGAAAAAGTACTCCACCACATTCAACAAGCAAAAAAAGGAAATCAAATATCTTTTAATTATTTGTTAGATACTTTTTGGGGAACTGTGTACGCTTTTCAGCTTAAAAAAACTAAAAATGATAACGATGCTGAAGATATTACTATTCAAACTTTTTCCAAAGCTTTTGACAGAATTGAAACTTTTGATGAAAGCTATCAGTTTAAAACTTGGTTAATTACAATTTCTAAAAACGTATACATCGATTCTCTTCGAAAGAAAAAATCTACCATATATACACAAACAACTGAAGAACAAGAAAAAGAAGTGTATGCTGTTGTTGATGATGCTCCTTCTCCTGAAGACAAAATTATTACTGAACAAAACTTAGCAAAACTTCTAAAGGACATTAAAAAATTAAAACCAAAGTATCAAGATGTCATCAACCTTCGTTACTTTCAAGAATTAAGTTATAAAGAAATTTCTGAGCACATTGGGGAACCGATAAATAATGTGAAAGTAAAATTATTACGTGCAAAAAAATTATTAGCTGAAATAATAAAGAAATCATAA
- a CDS encoding S9 family peptidase, whose translation MNKDIKAPVAEKQSTKLEKHGDVRIDDYFWMRLTDAQKNAKVKDEQTQKVYDYLNAENAYYDEMTKETKEFQEELFQEMKGRIKEDDESVPYKKDGYFYITRYEKGQQYPIYSRKKETLEAEEEIMFNVNKEAEGYEYFQLGGLSVSPDNKMTAFATDTVSRRQYFIRIKNLETGKIYKDIIENTTGSSVWANDNKTLFYAKKDPVTLRSSKIYKHTLGSDASLDELVYEEKDDTFGAFVTKSKSKKYIIIGSYSTVSTEYHVLEADNPDGELRIIQPRERDLEYEVAHYGDHFYIKTNKDGATNFKLMKTPESKPGKENWVDVIPHREDTLFEDFSIFKDYLVLEERNEGLNKIRIKRWDGTEDYYLPFEEETYSAGVYGNPEFDTEVIRYSYNSMTTPSSVIDFNMKDRSKEIKKEQEVLGGKFDKNNYVSKRIWVPARDGKKVALSIVHHKDTKLDKNTPILQYAYGSYGYTINDGFSTTRLSLLDRGFVYALAHIRGSQYLGREWYEDGKMLNKKNTFTDFIDCSKYLIEQGYTSPEHLYAMGGSAGGLLMGAIVNMNPELYNGIIAAVPFVDVISTMLDDSIPLTTGEYDEWGNPNNKEYYDYIKSYSPYDQVAAKAYPNMLVTTGLHDSQVQYWEPAKWVAKLRELKTDNNMLFLHTNMEAGHGGASGRFDALKETAEEYTFFLMLEDKLKK comes from the coding sequence ATGAATAAAGATATCAAAGCCCCAGTTGCTGAAAAGCAATCGACTAAGTTAGAAAAACATGGAGATGTTCGTATTGATGATTACTTTTGGATGCGTTTAACAGATGCACAAAAAAATGCAAAAGTTAAAGATGAACAAACTCAAAAAGTATATGATTATTTAAATGCAGAGAATGCTTACTATGATGAAATGACGAAAGAAACTAAGGAGTTTCAAGAAGAGTTGTTTCAAGAAATGAAAGGTCGAATAAAAGAAGATGATGAGTCTGTACCGTATAAAAAAGACGGATATTTTTACATTACTCGTTATGAAAAAGGGCAGCAGTATCCTATTTATAGTCGTAAAAAAGAAACTTTAGAAGCTGAAGAGGAAATCATGTTCAATGTGAATAAAGAAGCAGAAGGATATGAATATTTTCAGTTGGGAGGATTAAGTGTTTCTCCAGATAATAAAATGACAGCTTTTGCTACAGATACAGTTAGCCGTCGTCAATATTTTATCAGAATTAAAAATTTGGAAACGGGTAAAATCTATAAAGACATTATCGAAAATACTACAGGAAGTTCAGTTTGGGCAAATGATAATAAAACATTGTTTTATGCTAAAAAAGACCCTGTAACTTTACGTTCATCAAAAATTTATAAACATACTTTAGGTTCAGACGCATCTTTAGATGAATTAGTATATGAGGAAAAAGATGATACGTTTGGAGCTTTTGTTACCAAGTCAAAATCAAAAAAGTATATAATAATAGGTTCTTATAGTACCGTTTCTACAGAATATCATGTATTAGAAGCAGATAATCCTGATGGAGAGTTACGAATTATTCAGCCACGTGAGCGTGACTTAGAATATGAAGTAGCACACTACGGAGATCATTTCTATATTAAAACAAATAAGGATGGAGCAACTAATTTTAAGTTGATGAAAACTCCAGAAAGTAAACCAGGAAAAGAAAACTGGGTAGATGTTATTCCACATAGGGAAGATACCTTATTTGAAGATTTTTCAATTTTTAAAGACTATTTAGTTTTAGAAGAAAGAAATGAAGGTTTGAATAAAATCCGTATTAAACGATGGGATGGAACTGAAGATTATTATTTGCCTTTTGAAGAAGAAACTTATTCAGCAGGAGTATATGGTAATCCTGAGTTTGATACAGAGGTAATCCGTTATTCATATAATTCAATGACAACTCCAAGTTCAGTGATTGATTTCAATATGAAAGACAGATCAAAAGAAATCAAAAAAGAGCAAGAAGTTCTAGGAGGAAAGTTTGATAAAAACAATTACGTAAGTAAACGTATTTGGGTGCCTGCACGTGACGGTAAAAAAGTAGCGTTATCAATTGTACACCATAAAGATACCAAGCTTGATAAAAACACGCCAATTTTACAATATGCATACGGTTCTTACGGATATACAATAAACGATGGGTTTTCAACAACACGTTTAAGCTTGTTAGATCGCGGATTTGTATATGCATTAGCGCATATTAGAGGAAGTCAGTATTTAGGACGTGAATGGTACGAAGATGGTAAAATGTTGAATAAGAAAAACACATTTACCGATTTCATTGACTGCTCTAAATATTTAATTGAGCAAGGTTACACATCTCCAGAACATTTATATGCTATGGGAGGTTCTGCAGGAGGTTTATTAATGGGAGCCATTGTTAATATGAACCCAGAGCTATATAACGGAATCATAGCTGCGGTACCTTTTGTTGATGTAATTTCTACCATGTTAGATGATAGTATTCCATTAACTACAGGTGAATATGATGAATGGGGAAATCCTAACAATAAGGAGTACTATGATTATATTAAGTCGTATTCTCCATACGATCAAGTAGCAGCAAAAGCATACCCAAATATGTTGGTAACTACAGGTTTACACGATAGTCAAGTACAGTACTGGGAGCCAGCAAAATGGGTAGCGAAACTACGTGAATTAAAAACTGATAATAATATGTTATTCCTACATACTAATATGGAAGCAGGTCATGGAGGAGCTTCAGGAAGGTTTGATGCATTGAAAGAAACTGCTGAAGAATACACCTTCTTTTTAATGTTAGAGGATAAGTTAAAAAAATAG
- a CDS encoding pyridoxal-phosphate dependent enzyme — MKYAKNILETIGNTPLVQLNSVTKEVDALVLAKVETFNPGNSVKDRMALKMIEDAEADGRLKPGGTIIEGTSGNTGMGLALAAIVKGYKCIFVISDKQSKEKMDILRAVGAEVVVCPTNVEPDDPRSYYSVSKRLGEETPNSWYVNQYDNPSNAQAHYEQTGPEIWEQTDGKITHFVVGVGTGGTVSGTAKFLKEKNPNIKIWGVDTYGSVFKKYHETGIFDENEIYPYITEGIGEDILPKNVDFSLIDGFTKVTDKDAAIYTRRIAKEEGIFVGNSAGSAIKGLLQLKDEFKPDDVVVVLFHDHGSRYVGKMFNDDWMRDRGFLEEEITTAEDLIKDHIDKPLVTVQTEELVSHAIERMRAFKISQIPVRDANGFVGSVDESALLHSYLEDKNIAEKPIKDVMGRAYPTVKKSASIDEVSKLINKESQAVLVDLENEKHHIITKYDIIRAI; from the coding sequence ATGAAGTACGCAAAAAATATATTAGAAACTATTGGTAACACACCTTTAGTTCAATTAAACTCAGTAACAAAAGAAGTAGATGCTTTAGTATTAGCTAAAGTAGAAACGTTTAATCCAGGAAACTCTGTAAAAGACCGTATGGCATTGAAGATGATTGAAGATGCCGAAGCAGATGGTCGTTTAAAGCCAGGAGGTACTATTATTGAAGGAACTTCAGGAAATACAGGAATGGGATTAGCCTTAGCTGCTATTGTAAAGGGGTACAAGTGTATTTTTGTAATTTCTGATAAGCAGTCTAAAGAAAAAATGGATATTCTGCGTGCAGTTGGGGCAGAGGTAGTTGTTTGTCCTACAAATGTAGAACCAGATGATCCTCGTTCATATTATTCAGTATCTAAGCGTTTAGGTGAAGAAACACCAAACTCTTGGTATGTGAATCAATATGACAACCCGTCAAATGCACAAGCACATTATGAACAAACAGGACCAGAAATTTGGGAACAGACCGATGGTAAAATAACACATTTTGTTGTTGGAGTAGGAACAGGAGGAACGGTTTCAGGTACTGCTAAGTTTTTAAAAGAAAAGAACCCAAATATTAAAATTTGGGGAGTAGATACGTACGGATCTGTATTTAAAAAATATCACGAAACAGGTATTTTTGATGAGAATGAAATCTACCCATATATCACTGAAGGTATTGGTGAAGATATTTTACCTAAAAATGTTGATTTTTCTTTAATTGATGGATTTACAAAGGTAACTGATAAAGATGCTGCTATTTACACACGCAGAATAGCTAAGGAAGAAGGAATTTTTGTAGGGAATTCAGCAGGTTCAGCTATTAAAGGATTATTACAGTTAAAAGACGAGTTTAAACCTGATGATGTAGTGGTAGTGTTATTTCACGATCATGGAAGTCGTTATGTAGGAAAAATGTTTAATGACGATTGGATGCGTGATAGAGGTTTCTTAGAAGAAGAAATTACTACAGCAGAAGATTTAATTAAAGATCATATAGATAAACCATTAGTAACTGTTCAAACAGAAGAATTAGTATCGCATGCTATTGAAAGAATGCGTGCATTTAAAATATCACAGATTCCTGTAAGAGACGCAAATGGATTTGTAGGTTCAGTAGATGAATCAGCATTATTACATAGTTATTTAGAAGATAAAAATATAGCAGAAAAGCCTATTAAAGATGTAATGGGGAGAGCATATCCTACAGTTAAAAAATCGGCTTCTATTGATGAGGTATCTAAGTTAATAAACAAAGAAAGTCAAGCAGTTTTAGTTGATTTAGAAAATGAAAAACATCACATCATTACAAAATATGATATAATTAGAGCTATTTAA
- a CDS encoding NRAMP family divalent metal transporter, with product MKKSLLNLLGPGLLFAGAAIGVSHLVQSTRAGADFGFGLLWALLLVHIIKYPFFQFGPRYATATGETLLDGYKRLGKGVLISYFILNLATMFTIQAAVTIVTASLASNLFGISLDLVAWSVLIMLVSIILLGIGKYKFLDNLMKYIIAILTISTIVAVNIALVKTDKGFSFQQIIPSGTAQVTFLIAFLGWMPAPLDISIWHSLWSVEKDKTTFIKIKPKQAIFDFNVGYIGALFLGVCFVMLGALVMYQSGESFSSKGTVFASQLINLYTKNLGEFSSVFIGVAAFTTMFSTTITTLDASPRAMEKSSFLLFPKTIKLGYWFWLVLLTLGTSIILYYFLSDMVFLVRIATVLSFLTAPFYAILNYILITGKHTPKKYRPNIGLRILSLIGIVFLFGFSIWFLLSL from the coding sequence ATGAAAAAATCTCTCTTAAACCTATTAGGCCCTGGACTATTATTTGCTGGTGCTGCCATAGGTGTTTCTCATTTAGTGCAATCAACTAGAGCTGGTGCGGATTTTGGCTTTGGTTTACTATGGGCTTTACTCCTAGTACACATTATCAAATATCCTTTTTTTCAATTTGGTCCTCGATATGCTACAGCAACAGGGGAAACACTTTTAGATGGTTATAAAAGACTCGGTAAAGGAGTTTTAATCAGCTACTTTATCTTAAATCTTGCTACTATGTTTACCATACAAGCAGCTGTTACTATTGTTACAGCTAGTTTAGCCTCTAATCTTTTTGGTATTTCGCTTGATTTAGTTGCGTGGTCTGTACTCATTATGCTCGTTAGTATTATTCTATTAGGTATAGGTAAATACAAGTTTTTAGATAACTTAATGAAATACATTATTGCTATTTTAACCATTAGCACTATAGTAGCCGTTAACATTGCATTAGTTAAAACTGATAAAGGCTTCAGTTTTCAACAAATAATACCAAGTGGAACAGCACAGGTAACCTTTTTAATTGCCTTCCTTGGCTGGATGCCTGCACCGTTAGATATTTCTATTTGGCACTCTTTATGGTCAGTAGAAAAAGACAAAACTACTTTTATCAAAATAAAACCTAAACAAGCTATTTTTGATTTTAATGTCGGATATATTGGAGCTTTATTTTTGGGGGTTTGTTTTGTTATGCTAGGTGCATTAGTTATGTATCAGTCGGGAGAATCATTCTCTAGTAAAGGAACTGTTTTTGCTTCTCAACTAATAAATTTATACACAAAAAACTTAGGTGAATTTTCTTCTGTATTCATTGGGGTTGCAGCTTTTACAACTATGTTTAGCACCACCATTACAACATTAGATGCTTCTCCAAGAGCTATGGAAAAATCTTCTTTTTTACTTTTTCCGAAAACAATAAAATTAGGCTATTGGTTTTGGTTAGTATTGTTAACACTTGGAACCTCTATTATTTTATATTATTTTTTAAGTGATATGGTATTTCTTGTACGAATAGCCACAGTTTTATCTTTTTTAACTGCTCCTTTTTATGCCATTCTAAACTACATTTTAATTACTGGTAAGCACACTCCAAAAAAATACAGACCAAATATAGGTTTACGTATTTTGAGCCTTATCGGTATTGTTTTTTTATTCGGATTTAGTATTTGGTTTTTACTTAGTTTATAA
- a CDS encoding exo-beta-N-acetylmuramidase NamZ family protein, with the protein MKLTFNYVFLLFLVFSFQFSSCAQQQKKSTTKEVPIQEQPKTIKTGADRTTAYLPLLKNKNIAIVANQTSVLQVLQRAEVAPNIMGSEMVQHHLVDYLHNYDRINVQKVFAPEHGFRGKADAGEAIADGKDVKTGIPIISLYGKNKKPSPEQLNGIDVVVFDIQDVGARFYTYISTLHYVMEACAEANIPVILLDRPNPNGHYIDGPILEPEHKSFVGMHPVPVVYGMTIGEYGKMINGEKWLANGIQCNLTVIPLENYTHQSTYSLPIKPSPNLPNDVSINLYPSLCFFEGTNVSAGRGTDKQFQIYGSPHLNKNSFSFTPQPNEGAKHPKHKEKMCFGEDLSTSEHLVSLNLSWLVKAYEQSPKKEFFNAFFTKLAGTKKLQEQIEQGLSEEEIKASWQQGLNDFKKIREQYLLYE; encoded by the coding sequence ATGAAGCTTACTTTTAATTACGTTTTTTTACTTTTTTTAGTGTTCAGTTTTCAATTTTCTTCTTGTGCACAACAACAAAAAAAATCAACTACTAAAGAAGTGCCAATACAAGAACAGCCAAAAACAATTAAAACGGGTGCTGATAGAACTACAGCTTACCTTCCTCTTTTAAAGAATAAAAATATTGCCATAGTTGCAAATCAAACTTCCGTATTGCAAGTGTTACAACGAGCTGAAGTTGCCCCCAACATTATGGGGTCTGAAATGGTACAACATCACTTAGTAGATTATTTACATAATTACGATAGAATTAACGTTCAAAAAGTATTTGCTCCTGAGCATGGTTTTAGAGGAAAAGCTGATGCTGGTGAAGCCATAGCTGATGGAAAAGATGTAAAAACAGGGATTCCAATTATTTCGTTGTACGGAAAAAACAAAAAACCTTCGCCAGAACAATTGAATGGAATCGATGTTGTTGTTTTTGATATTCAAGATGTGGGAGCACGCTTTTATACCTATATTTCTACGTTACATTATGTAATGGAAGCTTGTGCCGAGGCAAATATTCCTGTAATTTTATTAGATAGACCAAACCCAAACGGACATTATATTGACGGACCTATTTTAGAACCTGAACACAAAAGTTTTGTAGGCATGCACCCTGTTCCTGTAGTTTACGGAATGACAATTGGTGAATACGGTAAAATGATTAATGGTGAAAAGTGGTTAGCAAATGGTATTCAGTGTAACTTAACCGTAATTCCGTTAGAAAATTACACACATCAATCAACATATAGTTTACCGATAAAACCATCGCCTAATTTACCGAACGATGTTTCGATAAACTTATACCCTAGTTTATGTTTTTTTGAAGGAACTAATGTATCTGCTGGAAGAGGAACCGACAAGCAATTTCAAATTTATGGTTCACCACATTTAAACAAAAATAGCTTTAGTTTTACGCCACAACCCAATGAAGGAGCAAAACATCCAAAACATAAAGAAAAAATGTGTTTTGGGGAGGATTTAAGCACTTCTGAACATTTAGTTAGCCTAAACCTTAGTTGGTTAGTGAAAGCGTATGAGCAGTCTCCCAAAAAAGAGTTTTTCAATGCTTTTTTCACCAAACTAGCAGGTACTAAGAAACTACAAGAACAAATTGAACAAGGGCTTTCTGAAGAAGAAATCAAAGCAAGTTGGCAACAAGGTTTAAATGACTTTAAAAAGATACGTGAGCAATATTTGTTGTATGAATGA
- a CDS encoding DUF2752 domain-containing protein: protein MPLQLEDYMLPCLNKQFFGIDCLGCGIQRALSLVFHGEFIAAFKMYPAIYTLLLLAFVVGINFFYKVKYAQKIISILAIINILIIVSSYVIKMNQLI from the coding sequence ATGCCTTTACAATTAGAAGATTATATGCTTCCCTGCTTAAACAAACAATTCTTTGGAATTGATTGTTTAGGTTGTGGTATACAGCGTGCTTTGAGTTTAGTTTTTCATGGAGAGTTCATTGCAGCTTTTAAAATGTATCCTGCTATATATACCTTGCTACTTTTAGCTTTTGTTGTGGGTATTAACTTCTTCTACAAAGTAAAATATGCTCAAAAAATAATCAGTATATTGGCTATCATTAACATACTCATCATTGTGAGTAGTTATGTTATAAAAATGAATCAATTAATTTAA
- the lipA gene encoding lipoyl synthase produces the protein MANETVATPERTKKPKWLRVKLPVGKKYTELRGLVDKYKLNTICTSGSCPNMGECWGEGTATFMILGNICTRSCGFCGVKTGRPDTVEWDEPEKVARSIKLMNIKHAVITSVDRDDLKDGGSIIWSETVQAIRRANPNTTLETLIPDFQGNEKLLDRIIEVAPEVVSHNMETVRRLTREVRIQAKYDRSLGVLKYLKENGMRTKSGIMLGLGETEDEVIQTMKDLRGVGLDVITIGQYLQPSKKHLPVKQFITPEQFKKYETLGLEMGFMYVESGALVRSSYKAHKHAS, from the coding sequence ATGGCAAACGAAACTGTAGCAACACCAGAAAGAACGAAAAAACCAAAATGGTTACGTGTAAAATTACCTGTAGGAAAAAAATACACAGAACTAAGAGGACTAGTTGATAAATATAAACTGAACACCATTTGTACTAGTGGAAGCTGTCCAAACATGGGGGAATGTTGGGGAGAAGGTACTGCTACCTTTATGATTTTAGGTAACATCTGTACACGTTCTTGTGGGTTTTGTGGTGTTAAAACTGGGCGCCCAGATACCGTTGAATGGGATGAACCTGAAAAAGTAGCTCGTTCTATTAAATTAATGAATATTAAACATGCGGTAATTACTTCGGTTGACCGTGATGATTTAAAAGATGGAGGCTCTATCATCTGGTCTGAAACAGTACAGGCTATTCGTAGAGCTAATCCGAATACTACTTTAGAAACTCTTATTCCTGATTTTCAAGGAAACGAAAAATTGTTAGACCGTATTATTGAAGTAGCTCCAGAAGTAGTTTCTCACAATATGGAAACAGTACGTCGTTTAACACGTGAAGTTCGTATTCAAGCTAAATATGATCGTAGTTTAGGTGTTTTAAAATACCTAAAAGAAAACGGAATGCGTACTAAATCTGGAATTATGCTTGGTTTAGGAGAAACAGAAGACGAAGTAATACAAACGATGAAAGACTTACGTGGTGTTGGATTAGATGTTATTACTATCGGTCAATATTTACAACCTAGTAAAAAACATTTACCTGTTAAGCAATTCATAACACCAGAACAATTCAAAAAATACGAAACATTAGGATTAGAAATGGGCTTTATGTATGTAGAAAGCGGTGCCTTAGTACGTTCTTCATATAAAGCACACAAACACGCTAGCTAA
- a CDS encoding ABC transporter permease yields MNFELFIAKRIIAGKQYKSSISSPIITIATIAIALGVAIMLIAVSITSGFQNKVRDKMTGFKGHIQIVNYDNNNSDVSTVPIDINQEFYPEFKNIDGIKKVQPFANVGGIIRTPTDFEGIIFKGVSADYDFTFFNECLVEGRLPDFTQDRNREILISQSIANRLHFKLNDTIQTWFGAENSSLKFKSRKPIIVGIYNTGFEQFDKIMLLGDLREVQKINRWKDNEIGGFEVLIDDYDMLKEKGDEVYTSIGATLNSITIVSNYPAIFEWLKLLDNNVWFIIGIMVLVAGINMVTALLVLILERVQMVGILKALGSVNWSIRKIFLYNASYLILKGLFWGNLIGLSILLIQKYTKLISLDPETYYVSTMPVDINFLAILLLNIGTLALCFLMLIVPSYIITKIRPSKSIRFA; encoded by the coding sequence TTGAACTTCGAATTATTCATAGCAAAACGAATCATTGCTGGAAAACAGTATAAAAGCAGTATTTCATCACCAATTATTACCATTGCAACCATTGCCATTGCTCTTGGTGTAGCTATTATGTTAATTGCAGTGTCGATTACCTCTGGGTTTCAGAATAAGGTGCGCGATAAAATGACAGGCTTTAAAGGGCATATTCAAATTGTAAATTACGATAATAACAATTCAGATGTTTCAACAGTTCCGATTGATATAAATCAAGAGTTTTATCCAGAGTTTAAAAATATTGACGGCATAAAAAAAGTGCAACCTTTTGCTAATGTTGGAGGGATAATTAGAACTCCTACTGATTTTGAAGGAATCATTTTTAAAGGGGTTTCGGCTGATTACGATTTTACTTTTTTTAATGAGTGTTTAGTTGAAGGTCGCCTACCAGATTTTACCCAAGATAGAAACCGAGAAATTCTAATTTCTCAATCTATAGCAAACCGATTGCATTTTAAACTAAACGATACCATTCAAACATGGTTTGGAGCAGAAAACAGTAGTTTGAAATTTAAATCTAGAAAGCCAATTATTGTGGGAATATACAATACAGGTTTTGAACAATTTGATAAGATTATGTTGTTGGGAGACTTAAGAGAGGTTCAAAAAATTAATCGTTGGAAAGACAATGAAATAGGAGGCTTTGAAGTGTTGATTGATGATTATGATATGCTCAAAGAAAAAGGAGATGAAGTGTATACTAGTATTGGAGCAACCCTAAATAGTATTACGATTGTAAGTAATTATCCTGCTATTTTTGAGTGGTTAAAACTATTAGATAATAACGTATGGTTTATTATTGGAATCATGGTGTTGGTTGCTGGAATAAACATGGTAACAGCATTGTTGGTTCTTATTCTAGAACGTGTACAAATGGTTGGAATTTTAAAAGCATTGGGAAGTGTAAATTGGAGTATCCGAAAAATATTTTTATACAATGCCTCTTACTTAATTTTAAAAGGGTTGTTCTGGGGAAACCTTATTGGACTTAGTATACTTTTAATTCAAAAATATACGAAGTTAATAAGTCTAGATCCTGAAACTTATTATGTATCAACAATGCCTGTAGATATTAATTTCTTGGCAATTTTATTGTTAAACATAGGTACGTTAGCATTGTGTTTTTTAATGCTGATTGTCCCTTCATACATCATCACAAAAATCCGCCCTTCAAAATCCATTCGATTTGCTTAG
- a CDS encoding YbaB/EbfC family nucleoid-associated protein, translating to MFGDISGMMGKLQEAQQKVEETKKRLDTVLIDEAIAGGNVKVTVTANREVKAITVDESLLQDKEELEDYLILALNKALKRAGEINEQELAIAAKSGMPNIPGMDMFK from the coding sequence ATGTTTGGAGATATTTCTGGAATGATGGGCAAACTACAAGAAGCTCAACAAAAAGTAGAAGAGACCAAAAAACGATTAGACACCGTTTTAATTGACGAAGCAATTGCTGGAGGAAACGTGAAAGTTACAGTAACTGCTAATCGTGAAGTTAAAGCTATTACAGTAGACGAATCTTTATTACAAGACAAAGAAGAATTAGAAGACTACTTAATCTTAGCACTAAACAAAGCATTAAAACGTGCTGGTGAAATTAACGAACAAGAATTAGCAATTGCTGCTAAAAGCGGAATGCCAAATATTCCTGGGATGGATATGTTCAAATAA